Proteins encoded by one window of Arachis hypogaea cultivar Tifrunner chromosome 1, arahy.Tifrunner.gnm2.J5K5, whole genome shotgun sequence:
- the LOC112721089 gene encoding uncharacterized protein yields the protein MAIDIIQPKDRDFKEVPTKLKNDDRYWPHFKDAIGAIDGTHVPVIVSTEDQIRFIGRKGIPTQNVMAACNFDMEFTFALAGWEGTAHDTRVFLYAIGTSELNFPKPPPGKYYLVDAGYPEKKGYLGPYKGATYHLPEFCRANGPSGYYEIYNYAHSSLRSVIERTFGVWKKRWKILRDMPSFSYKKQIQIVIATMALHNYIRRYSTSDRKFKKYDQMDVELEEEDGYGDEGEAENGVEKVGDEFLGTMEMVRNNIALSLIGEKN from the exons ATGGCCATAGACATTATACAACCAAAGGATCGTGATTTTAAAGAAGTGCCTACAAAATTAAAGAATGATGATAGATATTGGCCTCACTTTAag GATGCAATTGGTGCTATAGATGGAACTCATGTGCCAGTGATTGTGTCTACTGAAGACCAAATTCGATTTATTGGTAGAAAAGGAATTCCAACCCAAAATGTTATGGCTGCATGTAATTTTGATATGGAATTTACTTTTGCTTTGGCCGGTTGGGAAGGGACAGCTCATGACACAAGAGTATTTTTATATGCAATTGGTACATCTGAGTTGAACTTTCCAAAACCTCCACCAG GTAAATACTATTTAGTAGATGCAGGCTATCCAGAAAAGAAAGGTTATCTAGGACCATACAAAGGAGCAACATATCATTTGCCAGAATTTTGTCGTGCTAATGGACCTTCTGGATACTACGAAATATATAactatgctcattcttcacttaGAAGCGTGATAGAACGTACATTTGGAGTTTGGAAAAAGAGATGGAAAATTTTACGAGATATGCCTAGTTTTAGCTataaaaaacaaattcaaattgtTATTGCAACAATGGCTCTGCATAACTACATTAGACGTTATTCTACAAGTGATCGtaagtttaaaaaatatgatCAGATGGACGTTgagcttgaagaagaagatggataTGGCGATGAAGGTGAAGCTGAAAATGGAGTTGAAAAAGTTGGAGATGAGTTTCTTGGAACTATGGAGATGGTTCGAAATAATATAGCATTAAGTTTGATTGGtgaaaaaaattag
- the LOC112721166 gene encoding blue copper protein 1a-like, translating into MALSRFLAMFLVVAVSIIPIISSTDFIVGDDNGWATGFDYQAWLQGKEFHVGDKLVFKYTKGKHNVMRVNSTGFQQCAVPPDSSTQGFTTGNDVIVLSSPGRKWYICGISNHCENGKMKLAITVQPQIGLGAPTSSPNPTPTPISDATGTSPIYSSWIVIIFALLIAIMF; encoded by the exons ATGGCCTTGTCTCGCTTCCTTGCCATGTTTCTCGTCGTAGCTGTTTCCATTATTCCTATTATTTCTTCAACTGACTTCATTGTCGGTGATGACAATGGTTGGGCCACTGGCTTTGACTATCAAGCTTGGCTTCAGGGAAAGGAATTTCATGTTGGAGATAAGCTTG TATTCAAGTACACGAAAGGAAAGCACAATGTGATGAGAGTGAATAGTACTGGCTTCCAACAATGTGCTGTGCCACCAGATTCATCAACCCAAGGCTTTACCACTGGAAATGATGTGATTGTTCTTTCATCCCCAGGAAGAAAATGGTACATTTGTGGTATTAGCAACCATTGTGAGAATGGTAAAATGAAGCTTGCAATAACTGTTCAACCTCAAATTGGACTTGGGGCACCAACATCTTCTCCCAACCCGACCCCAACCCCAATTTCCGATGCAACAGGAACCTCTCCTATTTATTCTTCTTGGATAGTGATCATTTTTGCTCTCCTCATAGCAATTAtgttctaa